One region of Terriglobia bacterium genomic DNA includes:
- a CDS encoding GNAT family N-acetyltransferase has protein sequence MPWPEPITLRGTHAILEPLSHAHHDDLVEAVQDGELWKLWYTVIPEPSQMKAEIERRLDRQSKGGMLPFAARDACTGKVVGMTSYWNVDQTHRRVEIGGTWYRKSMQRTALNTECKLLLLTHAFETLNCVCVELRTHFFNHASRRAIERLGAKLDGILRNNQVLPNGTIRDTCAYSIIVSEWPVVKKHLSWMLTRHAAPKEL, from the coding sequence ATGCCCTGGCCTGAACCCATCACTTTGCGTGGCACGCACGCGATCCTGGAACCGCTATCACATGCCCACCATGACGATCTTGTTGAAGCAGTGCAAGACGGGGAGTTGTGGAAGCTGTGGTACACGGTGATCCCCGAGCCTTCGCAGATGAAAGCTGAAATCGAGCGGCGGCTGGATCGCCAATCGAAAGGCGGGATGCTTCCCTTTGCCGCGAGAGATGCCTGCACTGGAAAAGTTGTGGGCATGACAAGCTATTGGAATGTTGACCAGACGCACCGGCGTGTGGAGATCGGCGGCACATGGTATCGCAAGAGCATGCAGCGCACCGCGCTAAACACAGAGTGCAAGCTGCTCTTGCTGACGCATGCTTTTGAAACCCTGAATTGCGTCTGCGTAGAGCTTCGCACTCACTTCTTCAATCACGCGAGCCGGCGGGCCATTGAGCGGCTGGGAGCCAAGCTGGACGGGATATTGCGGAACAACCAAGTCCTGCCGAACGGGACGATCCGCGATACATGCGCCTACAGCATCATCGTGAGTGAATGGCCGGTCGTGAAGAAGCATCTTTCCTGGATGTTGACAAGGCACGCAGCGCCAAAGGAACTTTGA
- a CDS encoding PilT/PilU family type 4a pilus ATPase, producing the protein MLSSNTSVTDPSLTELNRWLVQLVERRGSDLLLVTDAPACVRVDGQVVPIGERKLTSDEIENAITPALMPHALRQYLEIRIADSSYRNTNLGRFRINLHQERGRAAATIRALPTTVPFLHELHLPPTVEQLAHLPRGLVLIGGPAGSGKSTTVAALVNEINRRDARHIVTIEDPIEYEHANIRSVIEQVEVGHDAPDFPTALRAALRQAPDVLVVGEMRDPETMRIAVTAAETGHLVFSTLHTTDVASTISRIADSFPPERQSSIRQELAMSLSAVLTQILMPSKRGGRYPAAEMLMIGYGARVHIRKNNIHQLHQEITMTKKAGSFSMEESLATLMTQGHIDREDAMLHAIHPDDLEGILRVAARK; encoded by the coding sequence ATGCTAAGCTCAAATACCAGCGTGACTGACCCCTCCCTTACCGAACTTAACCGCTGGCTGGTCCAACTGGTCGAGCGGCGCGGCAGCGACCTGCTGCTCGTTACCGACGCACCCGCCTGCGTCCGCGTGGACGGCCAGGTTGTCCCCATCGGCGAGAGAAAGCTCACCAGCGACGAGATTGAAAACGCCATCACGCCCGCACTGATGCCGCATGCCCTGCGCCAGTATCTTGAAATCCGCATCGCCGACTCTTCGTATCGCAACACCAATCTTGGCCGCTTCCGCATCAATTTGCATCAGGAGCGCGGACGCGCAGCCGCGACGATCCGTGCGCTGCCCACGACAGTGCCATTTCTGCATGAGCTGCATCTTCCGCCGACGGTCGAGCAGCTTGCCCACCTGCCGCGCGGACTGGTGTTGATCGGCGGGCCGGCAGGCTCAGGCAAATCCACGACCGTCGCCGCGCTGGTGAATGAAATCAATCGCCGCGATGCGCGCCACATCGTCACGATTGAAGATCCCATTGAGTATGAGCACGCAAATATCCGCAGCGTGATTGAGCAGGTTGAGGTCGGGCATGATGCGCCGGATTTTCCCACCGCATTGCGCGCCGCGCTGCGCCAGGCGCCGGACGTGCTAGTGGTGGGCGAAATGCGCGATCCAGAAACCATGCGCATTGCCGTCACCGCCGCCGAAACCGGCCATCTGGTTTTTTCCACGCTGCACACCACTGACGTTGCTTCCACCATCTCGCGCATTGCTGATTCATTCCCGCCGGAGCGCCAGAGCAGCATTCGCCAGGAGCTTGCGATGTCTCTTTCCGCGGTTCTTACGCAGATTCTCATGCCCAGCAAGCGCGGCGGACGTTATCCGGCAGCGGAGATGCTGATGATCGGCTACGGCGCGCGCGTGCACATCCGCAAAAACAATATCCACCAACTGCATCAGGAAATTACGATGACGAAAAAGGCCGGCTCTTTCAGCATGGAAGAGTCACTGGCAACGCTGATGACGCAGGGCCATATCGATCGTGAAGACGCGATGCTGCACGCCATCCATCCGGACGATCTGGAAGGAATCCTGCGCGTGGCGGCGAGAAAATAA
- a CDS encoding HAD family hydrolase, with protein sequence MMAKTKTETPAVLFDLDGTLIDSVYEHVQAWWNTLNGAGIVVPKWMIHRRVGMSGKSFVTELLREFAPEKKVNIDELEEEHDARIRKVVSEIAPLRGADRLLAHLRRSKVRFAIATTGNREQTSLLLKKLKVPAGTPVLTGDDAQKAKPSPDIFLAAAKRLKSPLSDCIVVGDSVWDLLAAGRKGALGVGMLSGGYGEEELHRAGAFRIYSDPEDMLLHLEQLGLPGIG encoded by the coding sequence ATGATGGCGAAGACAAAAACTGAAACGCCTGCCGTGCTTTTTGACCTGGATGGAACCCTGATTGACAGCGTTTACGAACATGTTCAAGCCTGGTGGAACACGCTCAATGGAGCTGGAATCGTTGTTCCCAAATGGATGATTCACCGTCGCGTGGGGATGAGCGGTAAATCATTTGTCACAGAACTGCTGCGTGAGTTTGCGCCAGAGAAAAAGGTCAACATTGACGAACTGGAAGAGGAGCATGATGCCAGGATTCGCAAGGTCGTTTCTGAAATAGCGCCCTTGCGCGGAGCAGACCGCTTGCTCGCCCATCTTCGCCGCTCTAAAGTGCGATTCGCGATTGCAACCACAGGCAATCGGGAGCAGACGTCCCTGCTTTTGAAAAAGCTCAAGGTACCTGCCGGAACGCCGGTTCTGACGGGAGATGACGCACAGAAGGCCAAGCCATCTCCGGATATATTCCTGGCCGCAGCAAAGAGACTAAAGTCGCCACTGAGCGATTGCATCGTGGTGGGAGATAGCGTTTGGGATTTGTTAGCGGCAGGACGCAAGGGTGCGCTTGGCGTCGGAATGTTATCGGGTGGATACGGAGAAGAAGAACTACATCGGGCCGGAGCATTCAGGATTTATTCAGACCCTGAAGACATGCTCTTGCATCTGGAGCAACTCGGGCTTCCGGGAATAGGATGA
- a CDS encoding beta-lactamase family protein, translated as MTLSGGTKCIVIALLVISAAAQTPDAKVPDIKLPDTAPGKTLTEWLAMCKSPNLEQMTKWNTVHVAEQIFKFAPADKLAKDDFNDCTESGGYRVAEVTEAKPDRITALAVTNKTEAWFNITMVLDKQDKIIGVGLGPAAPSEAMLPKDLSDAAMASDINAHADKLAKAGLVSGILIIARDGKPIVTRTDGFADREKKIAFTPATQFTLGSMGKMFTAAAVGQLVDQGKLSYDDVVGKFFPQFGNKTIREKATVGMLLSHTAGMKDFLGKRSPEMMKNGVKRAAEFIPLYENDEPRFDPGTSWAYSNAGLALAGAIVEKVSGEDYPDYIRKHIFEPAGMKDSDPNNIPGPRLHLVVPYTHMSKEGPGADWHEAEHDIGSPAGGAISTAADLVRFADALRNGKLVSKATFDKMTQPHGKSPRGSYGYAMEIADVYSRIVVGHGGGFPGVSTHLYMVLNSPYTVVVLSNQDPPASELIGERAKALVAERAKRDK; from the coding sequence ATGACTTTATCAGGTGGGACCAAATGCATCGTAATCGCGCTGCTTGTGATTTCTGCGGCGGCACAAACGCCGGACGCCAAGGTGCCGGACATTAAGCTGCCAGACACGGCCCCCGGCAAAACTTTGACCGAGTGGCTGGCCATGTGCAAGTCGCCCAACCTGGAGCAGATGACTAAGTGGAACACGGTTCACGTGGCGGAACAAATCTTCAAGTTCGCGCCCGCGGACAAGCTGGCCAAAGACGATTTCAACGATTGCACCGAGAGTGGCGGCTATCGCGTGGCTGAGGTCACTGAGGCAAAGCCTGATCGCATCACTGCGCTGGCGGTCACCAACAAGACCGAAGCCTGGTTCAACATCACCATGGTCCTGGACAAGCAGGACAAGATCATCGGCGTCGGACTTGGGCCTGCCGCGCCTTCAGAAGCCATGCTGCCCAAGGATCTCAGCGATGCCGCGATGGCGAGCGACATCAACGCGCATGCGGACAAGTTGGCCAAGGCCGGGCTCGTATCGGGGATATTGATCATCGCCCGCGACGGCAAGCCCATCGTGACGCGGACGGACGGCTTTGCCGATCGCGAGAAGAAGATCGCATTCACGCCGGCCACACAGTTCACGCTCGGCTCCATGGGAAAGATGTTCACCGCCGCGGCTGTGGGTCAACTGGTGGATCAGGGCAAGCTCTCTTACGATGACGTGGTCGGCAAATTCTTTCCTCAGTTTGGCAACAAGACCATCCGCGAAAAAGCCACCGTGGGGATGTTGCTCTCACACACCGCCGGGATGAAAGATTTCCTGGGCAAGCGCTCGCCAGAGATGATGAAGAACGGCGTAAAGCGCGCGGCGGAGTTTATCCCGCTCTATGAAAACGACGAACCCAGGTTCGATCCCGGTACCAGTTGGGCGTACAGCAATGCCGGGCTGGCGCTGGCTGGCGCGATCGTGGAGAAAGTTTCCGGTGAAGATTATCCGGACTACATTCGCAAACACATCTTCGAGCCCGCGGGCATGAAAGACAGCGATCCCAACAACATTCCCGGACCGCGTCTTCACCTGGTTGTGCCTTATACGCACATGAGCAAAGAAGGGCCAGGCGCGGACTGGCATGAAGCGGAGCATGACATCGGCAGCCCCGCCGGCGGCGCAATCTCCACCGCGGCGGACCTTGTCCGCTTTGCCGACGCGCTACGCAATGGCAAACTCGTGAGCAAAGCGACTTTTGACAAGATGACACAGCCGCACGGCAAATCTCCGCGCGGAAGTTACGGCTATGCCATGGAGATTGCCGACGTATATTCGCGCATTGTTGTGGGACACGGCGGCGGATTTCCCGGCGTGAGCACACATTTATATATGGTGCTCAATTCGCCTTATACCGTGGTGGTTCTGTCGAACCAGGACCCGCCTGCGTCAGAGCTTATCGGTGAGCGAGCCAAGGCGCTGGTGGCGGAAAGGGCAAAGCGGGACAAGTGA
- a CDS encoding iron-sulfur cluster-binding protein yields MSTNAPTPTPAGETPSALTAAQKFLRDAATKSADLVHREIIRKNMDSYEAAHNRGRARIKDWEAARRKCQEIKREAINNLDKYLLQFEQKVLARGGHVFWAANGDEACAYIKDLAVSRSVKTVVKSKSMVTEEMHLAPVLEQAGIRVWETDLGEFIVQLRNEAPYHIVTPAMHLDRNQIRDLFREKLGEDIPDADPQKLVALARRKLREAFFAAEMGISGANFLVADAGAVAITTNEGNGRLSTSLPRIHVAVTGIEKVIPRLEDLGTLWPVLATSGTGQSITTYSTLVGGPKRADEADGPEEFHVVLLDNGRSGLLANAEEREVLHCIRCGACLNICPVYRNIGGHTYGTTYQGPIGSVLTPHLRGSEFQHLSYASSLCGACTSVCPVNINLHHHLLHNRRDFTKAGGAKTSGERTQFKLWKMAMLHPRLYALGGWMMRRSLRLAYGMGLAGTALDPMRAWSRKRTPVPLPGQSFRARWKKELSKNDQGGTAGGSK; encoded by the coding sequence ATGAGTACCAATGCTCCAACTCCCACACCCGCTGGAGAGACACCTTCCGCGCTTACAGCGGCACAGAAATTCCTGCGCGACGCAGCTACCAAATCGGCTGATCTTGTCCACCGTGAAATTATCCGCAAGAACATGGACAGCTACGAGGCCGCCCACAATCGCGGGCGCGCCCGAATCAAAGATTGGGAAGCTGCGCGGCGCAAGTGCCAGGAGATCAAGCGCGAAGCCATCAACAATCTGGATAAATACCTGCTCCAGTTTGAACAGAAGGTACTGGCGCGCGGCGGACACGTCTTCTGGGCCGCCAACGGCGATGAAGCATGCGCCTATATAAAGGACCTGGCCGTCAGCCGCAGCGTGAAAACCGTGGTGAAGTCCAAGTCAATGGTCACGGAGGAGATGCACCTTGCGCCGGTGCTGGAGCAAGCTGGCATTCGAGTCTGGGAGACCGACCTGGGCGAGTTCATCGTCCAGCTTCGGAATGAAGCTCCGTACCACATTGTTACGCCGGCCATGCATCTGGACCGCAACCAGATCCGCGATCTCTTCCGCGAGAAATTGGGTGAAGATATCCCAGACGCCGATCCGCAAAAGCTGGTCGCGCTGGCGCGGCGCAAGCTGCGGGAAGCATTCTTTGCCGCTGAGATGGGAATTTCCGGCGCAAACTTTTTGGTTGCCGATGCGGGCGCGGTTGCGATTACGACCAACGAAGGCAATGGCCGCCTCAGTACCAGCCTGCCGCGCATCCATGTTGCCGTCACAGGAATTGAGAAGGTGATTCCGCGCCTTGAAGATTTGGGCACGCTGTGGCCGGTGCTGGCTACCTCCGGCACGGGCCAGTCGATCACCACGTACAGCACTCTCGTCGGCGGACCAAAGCGTGCGGACGAGGCAGACGGACCGGAAGAATTTCACGTTGTCCTGCTGGATAACGGACGTAGCGGCCTGCTGGCCAACGCCGAAGAAAGGGAAGTGCTGCATTGCATTCGCTGCGGCGCATGCCTCAATATCTGCCCGGTGTATCGCAACATCGGCGGGCACACCTACGGCACCACGTATCAAGGCCCCATCGGAAGTGTGCTAACGCCGCACCTGCGCGGCAGTGAGTTCCAGCATCTTTCTTATGCATCGTCACTGTGCGGCGCATGCACCAGCGTTTGCCCGGTGAACATCAACCTGCATCATCATCTGCTGCACAACCGCCGCGATTTCACCAAGGCGGGCGGAGCCAAGACGAGCGGTGAGCGCACGCAATTCAAGCTATGGAAGATGGCAATGCTGCACCCACGACTGTATGCGCTGGGCGGATGGATGATGCGGCGCAGCCTGCGCCTGGCCTATGGCATGGGGCTAGCCGGGACAGCGCTCGATCCCATGCGCGCCTGGAGCCGCAAGCGCACACCGGTTCCACTACCGGGGCAATCATTCCGGGCGCGTTGGAAGAAAGAGCTTTCAAAAAACGACCAGGGGGGAACCGCCGGTGGCAGCAAGTAA
- a CDS encoding lactate utilization protein has translation MAASNPSREAILARIRDGLRTPAPPIEDKTFYGPIFEAVENPLERFQQECKANLMECQLTADAAASAQALAVVLQSLSAGEIFVQDDPVLRGLMTAAGSQRQIRWSSEGGPREQSQATVTLADALIAQTGSIFVSASGGGRGASVVAPTHIVYAFAKQLVPDLVTALRNATADGRLEKNSYACVISGSSRTADIEKILVQGAHGPMRLVVIVEMGG, from the coding sequence GTGGCAGCAAGTAATCCCAGCCGCGAGGCAATCCTGGCGCGTATCCGCGACGGCCTGCGCACGCCGGCGCCTCCAATTGAAGACAAGACCTTTTATGGCCCCATCTTTGAGGCCGTTGAAAATCCGTTGGAACGCTTCCAGCAGGAGTGCAAAGCCAACCTGATGGAATGCCAGTTGACCGCCGACGCCGCCGCGAGCGCACAAGCTCTTGCAGTGGTTTTGCAGTCACTGTCGGCCGGAGAGATTTTTGTTCAGGACGATCCGGTGTTGCGCGGCTTGATGACCGCAGCCGGTTCGCAACGCCAGATTCGCTGGTCGAGTGAAGGCGGGCCGCGAGAACAATCGCAAGCCACCGTAACGCTGGCCGATGCGCTGATTGCGCAGACAGGATCGATCTTTGTGAGCGCTTCAGGCGGCGGACGCGGTGCATCTGTCGTAGCGCCCACTCATATTGTTTATGCGTTCGCCAAACAACTCGTCCCCGATCTTGTAACCGCGTTGCGCAATGCCACCGCTGACGGCCGGCTGGAGAAGAACTCTTATGCCTGCGTGATCAGCGGCTCCAGCCGCACCGCCGATATCGAAAAGATACTGGTTCAGGGCGCGCATGGCCCCATGCGGCTAGTCGTGATCGTGGAAATGGGCGGGTAA
- a CDS encoding cold-shock protein encodes MEQGTVKWFNAAKGFGFISRQNGEDVFVHFSAIQSDGYRSLQDGQAVEFTVTKGKKGWQAENVRAL; translated from the coding sequence ATGGAACAAGGAACAGTTAAGTGGTTCAACGCCGCAAAAGGATTTGGTTTTATCTCACGCCAAAACGGAGAAGACGTTTTTGTGCACTTTTCCGCTATCCAGTCTGACGGATACCGCAGCCTGCAAGATGGCCAGGCGGTTGAATTCACTGTGACCAAAGGAAAGAAAGGCTGGCAGGCAGAGAACGTTCGCGCTCTCTAG
- a CDS encoding VOC family protein has translation MPPSSTNGKICYVEIPTTDIARSAEFYKRVFGWNVRTRGNGSTAFDDTTGQVSGSWVLNRPPSQQPGLLVYVMVDSVAATIELVKANGGEIVQPMGADAPEITARFRDPGGNVIGLYQEPS, from the coding sequence ATGCCTCCCAGCTCTACTAACGGAAAGATCTGCTACGTCGAAATTCCCACCACGGACATCGCGCGTTCAGCCGAGTTCTACAAGCGCGTTTTCGGATGGAATGTCCGCACGCGCGGCAACGGCAGCACTGCTTTTGATGATACGACGGGCCAGGTGAGCGGATCGTGGGTGCTTAACCGCCCTCCATCGCAACAACCAGGCCTACTGGTGTACGTGATGGTGGATAGCGTTGCCGCAACGATTGAGCTGGTCAAGGCCAATGGTGGAGAAATCGTGCAGCCCATGGGCGCGGACGCGCCAGAGATCACGGCGCGATTCCGCGATCCGGGTGGAAACGTGATCGGCCTCTACCAGGAGCCCTCCTGA
- a CDS encoding choice-of-anchor D domain-containing protein, with translation MLQKSENTIISPGVRGKLLTYALIAIFGVTAAAQSLGDLAREERQKKASQTGAASPKVFSNLDNPPIQGTASTAPTTRHAVPAGESLLQIDSPADGTVVNPGQTIRVRVMSLTGEAISSVTVLTDMDDRLMTEPARSLPAEFSITVPSKISLHRYTLTATGITAARALVESAPIAIEVDRPDMPVSLSQVNFHSLIFDALGESIRLLTLATFPDGQVLDVTESSRLFFHSTDTKVVTVDETGAVTAVATGTAAIIVSYKNPNGPARELRIPVTVLRFQLGLTPSALNFGNVSVGSSASLTVTATNNSVSDSQMRIKAITVTGPYRETDNCSSLSPLALDASCLITVTFTPGTEGRFPGTLSIPDSSSSLPSELLLTGVGVK, from the coding sequence TTGCTGCAGAAATCGGAAAACACAATAATTAGCCCTGGAGTTCGCGGGAAGCTACTCACATACGCTTTGATTGCTATCTTCGGCGTAACCGCTGCCGCACAGTCTCTAGGCGACTTAGCACGGGAGGAACGGCAAAAGAAAGCCTCACAAACCGGGGCTGCCAGCCCAAAAGTCTTTAGCAACCTTGATAATCCGCCGATTCAGGGGACTGCATCCACTGCCCCAACAACTCGTCACGCGGTGCCGGCAGGAGAATCGCTGCTCCAGATCGACTCACCCGCTGACGGTACTGTCGTAAACCCAGGTCAGACAATCCGTGTTCGGGTAATGTCTCTAACCGGCGAGGCCATATCATCGGTCACAGTGCTCACAGACATGGACGATCGGCTGATGACTGAACCCGCCCGTTCTCTTCCTGCCGAGTTTTCAATCACCGTACCCTCAAAGATTAGTCTTCACCGGTACACCCTAACAGCTACGGGTATAACCGCTGCCAGAGCGCTTGTGGAGTCCGCGCCCATAGCGATTGAGGTTGATCGGCCTGACATGCCAGTCTCTCTTTCGCAGGTAAATTTTCACAGCCTTATTTTCGACGCCCTGGGAGAAAGCATCCGATTGCTGACCCTGGCTACTTTTCCGGACGGGCAGGTGCTGGACGTCACAGAATCCAGCCGCCTGTTCTTTCATTCGACAGACACAAAGGTAGTCACCGTCGATGAAACCGGTGCAGTTACGGCGGTGGCAACCGGCACGGCGGCGATCATCGTGAGTTACAAGAATCCCAATGGTCCCGCTCGGGAGCTCAGGATCCCGGTCACGGTCTTACGTTTCCAACTGGGTCTTACACCCTCTGCCCTGAACTTTGGAAACGTAAGTGTTGGGAGCAGTGCAAGCCTGACCGTGACGGCAACTAACAATTCGGTTAGCGATAGCCAAATGAGAATCAAGGCCATCACGGTAACTGGACCCTACCGAGAGACTGACAACTGCAGCTCTTTGTCACCTTTGGCCTTGGACGCTAGCTGTCTAATTACGGTTACTTTTACGCCCGGAACGGAGGGACGGTTCCCAGGAACTCTCAGCATCCCCGATTCGTCCAGCAGCCTACCATCAGAACTTTTGCTGACTGGCGTCGGCGTGAAGTAA
- a CDS encoding DUF2231 domain-containing protein — MPESKPLDEKIQKAIDKALYANGNPAAQKARNFLNGTWLGEPLHAALTDVPIGAWTVAMVFDALEMINSRHELAVAADTSVAIGLAGAAGAAVTGVTDWSDVDPPARRLGLIHGLLNVGATALFATSLIMRKKKARNQGRRFSALGYALMTFSAHLGGKMVYEHRVGVDRTAGETFPENFTAVLPESNCLTTHRPVQCTRARPFCWFVVASVFLPWQRRAPISAARSLKANWMATALFVHITHLVLPWRMAAC; from the coding sequence ATGCCAGAATCCAAGCCGCTTGATGAAAAAATACAGAAGGCAATCGACAAGGCCTTATACGCCAATGGCAATCCCGCCGCGCAAAAAGCCAGGAATTTCCTGAACGGCACATGGCTGGGTGAACCACTCCATGCGGCGCTGACGGATGTGCCCATCGGCGCCTGGACCGTTGCCATGGTTTTTGATGCTTTAGAGATGATCAACAGCCGCCATGAGTTAGCTGTGGCCGCGGATACATCTGTAGCTATAGGACTTGCCGGCGCCGCGGGCGCGGCAGTCACCGGAGTCACGGACTGGTCTGACGTGGATCCTCCAGCTCGCCGCCTTGGATTGATTCATGGGCTTCTGAATGTAGGTGCTACCGCGCTCTTCGCCACGTCGCTCATCATGCGCAAAAAGAAGGCGCGCAATCAAGGCCGGAGATTTTCCGCCCTGGGTTATGCCTTGATGACATTCTCCGCCCATCTTGGCGGCAAGATGGTATACGAACATCGAGTAGGAGTGGACCGCACAGCGGGAGAGACGTTCCCGGAAAACTTCACGGCAGTTTTGCCTGAATCCAATTGCCTGACAACACACCGACCCGTGCAATGTACCAGGGCACGCCCATTCTGCTGGTTCGTCGTGGCGAGCGTCTTTTTGCCATGGCAGAGACGTGCTCCCATTTCAGCGGCCCGCTCTCTGAAGGCAAATTGGATGGCGACAGCATTGTTTGTCCATATCACGCATCTCGTTTTGCCCTGGAGGATGGCCGCGTGCTGA
- a CDS encoding (Fe-S)-binding protein: MARKISLFIPCFVDQLQPQVAVDTVKVLRRIGCEVDFPADQTCCGQPAFNTGFWDEARPCAERFLRVFRDTEVIVCPSGSCTTMVRVFYPELMASGALHDEAIALGKRTFELSEFLVKVMGLTDVGAAFPHTVTYHASCHGLRELKLRNEPLQLLRGVKGLKLVDMLRSEECCGFGGTFATKFESISVAMGESKCDSVAVTGAEYVTAIDPSCLMHVQGILGRRKDRARAIHLASILASEAQT, translated from the coding sequence ATGGCCCGCAAAATCTCACTCTTCATTCCGTGCTTTGTCGATCAGTTGCAGCCCCAAGTGGCCGTGGACACGGTAAAAGTTCTGCGGCGCATTGGATGTGAAGTGGATTTTCCCGCAGATCAAACCTGCTGCGGCCAGCCGGCATTCAATACCGGCTTTTGGGATGAAGCGCGTCCTTGCGCTGAACGTTTTCTGCGCGTCTTCCGCGACACCGAAGTCATTGTCTGTCCGTCTGGCTCCTGTACCACCATGGTCCGCGTCTTCTATCCTGAGTTAATGGCTTCCGGTGCGCTGCATGACGAGGCAATCGCGCTGGGCAAGCGCACCTTTGAACTTTCAGAATTTTTGGTAAAAGTAATGGGCCTCACCGATGTGGGAGCTGCGTTTCCGCATACCGTTACCTATCATGCGTCATGCCACGGATTGCGCGAATTGAAATTGCGCAATGAGCCACTTCAGCTTCTGCGCGGGGTGAAAGGTTTGAAACTGGTGGATATGTTGCGCTCGGAAGAATGTTGCGGCTTTGGCGGAACATTTGCCACTAAGTTTGAAAGCATTTCCGTGGCGATGGGCGAATCAAAGTGCGATAGCGTCGCCGTCACCGGGGCCGAGTACGTCACGGCCATTGATCCCAGCTGCCTGATGCATGTGCAGGGAATCCTGGGCCGTCGCAAAGATCGTGCCAGGGCAATTCATTTGGCGAGTATTTTGGCGAGCGAGGCGCAGACATGA
- a CDS encoding SDR family oxidoreductase: protein MKGKVIVITGATSGIGQVAAEKLAAMGARIAQVARDRERGQAAMARLDQVAPGISHSIYYADLLRMREMNRVAAEIARAEPRIDVLINNAGAMFGTRQLTEDGLERTFALNHMSYFMMTQLLRDRLTASAPARVVNTASDAHTSGTVDLDDLQSEKAYRFNLKDWVRYGGAAFKVYARSKLMNILYTRELARKLAGTGVTANSLHPGFVSTRFGDQTGGLIGFGIGFAKRFALTPEEGAETLVYLASSPNVSTVSGEYFHRCLPATPSVEAQDDTKAQRLWLETSKIAQ from the coding sequence ATGAAGGGCAAAGTCATTGTCATTACCGGTGCAACATCCGGCATTGGACAGGTGGCGGCAGAGAAACTTGCCGCCATGGGAGCGCGTATCGCGCAGGTGGCGCGTGATCGGGAGCGGGGACAGGCGGCGATGGCGCGGCTGGATCAGGTCGCTCCTGGCATCTCACATTCCATTTATTATGCTGACCTCTTGCGCATGCGTGAGATGAACCGCGTTGCCGCAGAGATCGCCCGGGCAGAGCCGCGCATTGATGTGCTTATCAATAATGCAGGCGCCATGTTCGGAACACGCCAGCTCACTGAAGATGGTCTGGAGCGTACCTTCGCGTTGAACCACATGTCATATTTCATGATGACGCAGCTTTTGCGCGACCGCCTGACCGCCTCAGCGCCGGCCCGTGTGGTGAATACCGCGTCAGACGCGCATACCTCCGGCACCGTGGACCTGGATGACCTGCAATCGGAAAAAGCATACCGCTTCAATCTCAAAGACTGGGTACGCTATGGCGGAGCTGCGTTCAAGGTCTATGCCCGCTCCAAGCTGATGAACATTCTCTATACGCGCGAACTGGCGCGAAAGCTTGCGGGAACCGGCGTGACTGCCAACTCGCTCCATCCTGGTTTTGTCTCAACCCGCTTCGGTGATCAGACAGGTGGCCTCATCGGGTTTGGTATCGGCTTTGCCAAGCGCTTTGCGCTCACGCCAGAAGAGGGAGCAGAGACTCTGGTTTATCTGGCTTCGTCGCCCAATGTGTCCACAGTAAGTGGTGAATATTTTCACAGGTGCCTGCCAGCAACGCCTTCCGTTGAGGCGCAGGATGACACCAAGGCGCAACGCCTGTGGTTAGAAACTTCAAAGATTGCACAGTAG